A single region of the Lycium barbarum isolate Lr01 chromosome 2, ASM1917538v2, whole genome shotgun sequence genome encodes:
- the LOC132628603 gene encoding uncharacterized protein LOC132628603: MKHLGDNLRKNFQCGDSLHVYYDAAKAYGYQEFNEHFKQLRNKCPEVATCLEFNIGFDKWSRAYFPANRYDVLTTNIGESLNSMLRDEREYPVTALFTSISRRFVEIFRHRRADISSSINLFVPLAEKTLREKKNEGDSLFVNNINGDVNEFTVVGSGLTSKVNLLNKTCTCREDDVVKLSCAHTMAVLRLKYHPDYGSSIYEYSSPMYKVQPYIIAFGETINVVPAESEWEVPEKYASMYIPPPPYDPTLGRKRVKCIRGVAESFKSRGSSKGTRNKCSICKGAGHKKITCRYLREHPT; encoded by the coding sequence ATGAAGCATCTTGGTGATAACCTTCGAAAAAATTTCCAATGTGGAGATTCTCTTCATGTGTACTATGATGCAGCAAAGGCATATGGTTACCAGGAGTTCAATGAACATTTTAAGCAATTAAGGAATAAATGCCCCGAAGTTGCTACTTGCCTCGAGTTTAATATTGGATTTGATAAGTGGAGCAGGGCATATTTTCCAGCAAATAGGTATGATGTGCTAACCACAAACATAGGGGAGTCGCTAAACTCAATGTTGAGGGATGAAAGAGAGTACCCTGTGACTGCTTTATTCACTTCCATTTCTAGGAGGTTTGTTGAAATTTTTAGGCACAGACGTGCAGATATCAGCAGTTCAATCAATTTATTTGTGCCTCTAGCTGAAAAGACGCTAAGGGAAAAGAAGAATGAGGGCGACTCCTTGTTTGTTAATAATATAAATGGGGATGTCAACGAATTCACCGTAGTAGGTAGTGGCCTAACTTCCAAAGTCAATCTACTGAACAAAACATGTACTTGTAGAGAGGACGACGTGGTAAAATTATCGTGCGCTCACACGATGGCAGTCTTGAGATTGAAGTACCATCCTGATTATGGTTCAAGCATCTACGAGTATTCCTCGCCCATGTATAAAGTTCAGCCTTACATTATTGCATTTGGTGAAACTATTAATGTAGTCCCTGCAGAGTCAGAATGGGAAGTCCCAGAGAAGTACGCAAGCATGTATATTCCTCCACCCCCTTACGACCCCACACTTGGAAGGAAGAGAGTGAAGTGTATTCGTGGCGTTGCGGAATCTTTCAAGTCCAGGGGAAGTAGCAAAGGGACGAGAAACAAGTGCTCGATTTGCAAGGGGGCTGGTCACAAGAAAATAACGTGTCGATATTTGAGAGAGCATCCCACTTGA